AACTGCGCCCACTGCGGGAAGCACTACCTTGAGGGCATGAGGAAGCCGGAGCGGGGAGAGCTTTTGAGTTACTGCCTCGACCTTTCCAGAAAGGGTTACGCCGGCTGTTTGCTGAGCGGCGGGATGGACGGAAGGATGAAGGTCCCGCTGGATTTCTATGCCGACGAAATCAGGGAGATAAAGAGGAGAACCAACCTCAAGCTCAACGCCCACGTCGGCTTTATAGACGAGAACGATTTGGAGTGGCTCCGCTGGGTGGATGTGGTTTCCCTTGACTTCGTCGGCGATGACGATGTGATAAAGCGGGTCTACAAAATAGACAAGACTGTGAAAGACTACCTTAGAATCCTCGACATCCTCACGGAGAACGGAATAAGAGTTGCGCCGCACATAACCATTGGCCTGGACTTTGGAAAAATCCACTGGGAATACAAGACCATAGACCTGCTGATGAACTATCCTATAGACGTTCTCGTTCTAGATGTGCTCATCCCGACGAAGGGAACGGAGATGGAGAACGTTCCAAAACCGAGCGTCGAGGAGAGCCTGAAGGTCGTGAAATACGCCAGGGAGCGCTTTGATGGTGAGATAAGCATAGGCTGCATGCGGCCGCTCGGAAAATGGAGGTTGGACTTCGACAGGGGGGCGGTTTTGGCTGGGGTAGACAGGCTGACAAACCCGCCGAGGAAGATAATCGAATGGGCAAAAACAGTAAGGGACGTTGAGGTAATCTACGAGTGCTGCGTTATGTAGGGCTCACCAAACCTCGCTTCATCACGTATCAGAAAGGAGAACGCCGATCATCGCCCCAGGCTTCACAGCTCCTCCTTCACGGTGACGAAGGACACCATCGTCACCGTCTGGCCGACGCCCCTTATCTCCCTCAGCCTGTCAACCACTATCCGGCCGACCTCTTCAGAGCTGGGGGCGCGGACCTTTATCAATAAATCCCACTCGCCGGCTATTATGTGCACCTCGTAGACACCCTCAAGGGCCGCTATCCTCTCAGCCACTTCCCTCTGGTTGAGGCCCGAATCCGGGTCGTAGCGCGCCAAAATAAAGGCGGTTGTGCCGAGGTTTAGCTTCTTGTAGTTGGGTTTGACCGTGAACTTCTCTATTACACCATCCTCTACGAGCTTCTTGATGCGGTAGTGGACGGTGGTCCGGGGTATGCCGAGCTTCTTGCTCAGGCTGGCTATGTTCTCCCTCGAGTTCTCCTTAAGCTCCTTCAACAGGCGCATATCAGCAGCATCAAGAGCGTTTACCATGGCTACCCCCTTCGTCACCTGTTCAATGACAACTGATGGATTTGGAACGTTGGGCTTATTTAAGGTTTTCCTTTAGCCACTCTGCAAAGGCTTTTAAAGCCCTTCCCCGGTGTGATATTCTGTTCTTCTCCTTGGTTGTCATTTCGGCGAAAGTCCTCTCGAATCCCGACGGTTTGAAAACCGGGTCAAAGCCGAACCCCTTACTTCCGCGCTTCCCTCGGGTTATTTCCCCATCAACCCTGCCGGTGAAGAGGTGCACCTCACCGTCCCAGTAAGCTACGACGCTCTTGAAGTAGGCACTCCTGTCCTCGACGCCCTCCATGAGCTTCAGGATTCCGTCTATGCCGAGCGTTTTGTACACGTAGGCGGAATAAACGCCCGGAAAGCCGTTGAGGGCATTTATGAAAAGTCCTGAGTCGTCGAGGAAGAAAGGGCCGTCTATCCTCTTGGCGAGCCACTTAGCGCCGTACTCGGCCACTTCCTCGAGTGTATCGGCCTGTATCTCGGGATAGGGGAAGTGAAGCTGATAAACCTCAACGCCAAGGGGTTCAAAGTACTTCTTAGCTTCCTCAACCTTTCCAGGGTTAGACGTGATGAAAGCTATCCTCATGGAACCACCGGAAGAAAAGAGCGGGAAGAAGTAAAAAGGTTGTCGTTCAGTCGAACTTATAGCCTATCTTCTCGACGAGCTCTCTGCGTTCCCTCTTGAGTTCCTCGTCCTCAATCCTGTTGGCGGCCTTGCCATCCACCACGCCGAGGACGCTCCTTCCGAGTTCCGTCTCCGCAACTATCACCTGGAAGGGATTCTCGCTGGCCCCGTAGACCATTGCCACTGCCGGGTGATTCTTCACCGCGTTGAGAACGTTTATCGGGAAGGCGTTCTTCATGAGGATGACGAAGACGTGGCCCGCGCCAATCTTCAGTGCGTTCTTTGCCGCGAGCTGCTCAAGCTCCTCGTCGTTTCCGGTGAAGCGCGTGAGCTGGGGTTTGGCCTCGTTCATGGCCACGCCGAACTTTATGCCCGGAACTGTTGTGAGGAGAGTCTTCGCCAGGTCGTCGACGGTGAATATTGAGAAGTTGCCCTGCCCGATTATCACCTCGACGCCCTCTGGCTTTTCAATGTCAATGACCTCTATCTTCACCATGGTCACCACCGGAAGGATTTAATATCCCAACCGATATAACTTTTTCCCGTCCGGTAAAATGGTGAGGTAAAATGCCCGAACCAGTCATGGAGGAGCTGGAACTTCTTGTTGAGATTCTGGACCGGCACCCTCTAGAGAGCCTAAGGAGGATAGCCGAGAGCGAGGGGATAGAATACTACAGGCTCAAAAGGCTACATGACAAATACTACGGGAAGTACCTCACCGTGAGCGCCTCAGCAAACATCCGGAGGATAGGCCTCCGAAGCTTCGTTGCGTTTCTAAGCGTTTCCCCCGACAGGCTAATGGAGGTCGCGAGCAGAGTTACCCGGAATCCCTTCATAGGCTATGCAAATCCAGCCTTCGGCTTTAAGAACGGACTCTCCCTTACAATCTATGTCCCAGACAAACAGAAGAAGCTCGTGGGCAAGATGCTCTCAAAATATTCGGACGACTATGAGTACTACGAAGTCAGGGCATACCCCTATAGTGGCGACGAGGACTTCGGTGACTGGTATTTAAGCTACGACTACGCGGTTCTCCTCGACATTCTGAAATGGGACGCAAGGACACCTATAACCGAGATATCGCGGCGGCTGGGAAAAAGCAGACCAACCGTGAGGTACATGATAAAGCGCCTGCAGGAGGAGGGCATCATTGTGAAGTTCGCCCCCTTAGTGGACATGAACATCCACAACAGGGGCGTCATAGGATTAACGAAGCACCTGGACGACGAGGTTCTAGAGAGGTTCAAGGAGTACGAGATAACGGTCGGTGTCCTCCCGGGGTACGGCTACATTCTCGAGTGGTTCTTCTCGTCGAAGGAAGACCTCGGGAGCAAGGTTCTGGAGTTCAGCAACTACGTGGAGAAGCTTCTCATAGAGTACTTCGACCCGGTTTTCAAGGAGATGAACGACAGGAATTTAAAGGACAGGTACCAGAGGATGGTTAAAGAGGATGGAAACGGCTACCGCTCCATTCTGGAGTTCTAAAGGAATACCGGGCAGTATTCGAGGCCGTCGATTTCCCCAGTCGCCTGGTATTCAAGGGCCCTGCAGTCGTGGCATATATACCTGAAGGGGCAGTTGCTGCAAGTTCCTATCCTATCCTTCGTCATCCTCCAGAACTCCTTGAGGCGCTTCTTCCTGAGGATTCCCTTTATACTGGTCTCCTTTGCGTCGGCAACGATGTTGTTGCGGAGAAGCGGACATGGCAGGGCGTAGCCGTCGGCAGTTATCGCGAGCGTCCCAGCAAGGCAGTCGTGGTACCGCTCGGTAGTCGGGTTGAGGATGCGCCTCATCTCTATTACATTGAAGTCCAACTTTCTGGCCGAGCCGGGGTAGAGGACGTCGAGGTATATCTCCCCTGGAAAGGTGGTCTTGAGACCCCTTAGCCCATCCAGATCCGAACCCTTTACCATCACCAGAGCCCCGTGGAGCCAGTCCCGAGCCTCAAGCCTCTGGACGTTCTCTGGAGAGTACTCAAGCTCCGCTATGAAGCGAACTCCATCAATTGGCCGTATTTCATCGACGTCATCGAGGAGAACCACCGCGTAGACCTCAGGAACCTCTATCTCCGCGGCGTAGGCAGCTATGGACAAGAGGTAATCATGGCTGTCGTAGTTGGTGAGCCAGAGCTCCCTTCCGCCCGCAAGCTTGAACTCCTTTATCAGCTCCCTCACGCGCTCGACGCTCAGGGGCTCCCTTCGGAGTATGAAGGAGTTGTTGCCGATGCATCCGATGGAACGAGGGATTCCAGTAACTTCGGAGAACCTGCCCTTCCCAGAGCCGAGCTGGAGGATGAGCCTCTCAAGCCTGCCGCTATGGGGCCTGTCGCTCCAGGGAGGCTTGGCGACCGAGACCACGTTTGGAGAGAGGGCAATGCCAAACGCCTGAGCGGTATCATAAGCCACCTTCTCCATTGAAGCACCACCGTAGGAAAATGGGCAGAAACGTATATATACTTTTTCTATTCCGATTTTGCATACCACTTTAGAAAGTTTGCAAAAAATGAAAAATCCCCTCATCCCTCAGGCACAACCCTGTCCCCCTCGATCCAGAAGGTTCCCTCATCAGTTACCTCCTTCTTCCAGATCGGGACGCGCTTCTTCACTTCATCGATGGCCCATGAACAGGCCTCAAAGGCCTCTCTCCTGTGCTTTCCGCTGGCTATGATCAGTATCGTGTCCTGGCCAACCCTGAGCTCCCCGTAACGGTGCCAGATGAGCATGTCCAGGATCGGGAACTTCTCAAGGGCCTCCTTTCGTATGCGCTCCATCTCAGCCTCGGCCATCTCAGGGTAGGCCTCGTAGATGAGCTTCTCAACCCGTCTCCCGTGGTTCTCGTTCCTCACCTTTCCGAGGAAGAAGACGTAAGCCCCAGCTTCCGGAACCAGGAGGTGGCCCAGGGCTTCATTGAGGTCGAAGGGTTCCTTCGTGAGCCTGACTTTCATGGCGATCCCCGAGAAAACTACGCGCCGGGAGTTAAAAATTGAGCGGTGGAAAGGTTTAAGTGATTCGGGGAGCATGCTATCCAGGTGAAAGGATGAAAAGGTACGCGGTACTGTTCATCGCGATTCTTCTCATTGGCCTCGTGGCAGGCTGTCTAGGCAGAAACAGCGGCGAAACGACGCCGAGCGGCACCACGAGCAGTGCAACTCAGAGTATAACGAAAAAGGTAGAAACGACCACCACGACCCAGACCCCAAAGGGGCCGGACCTCGATGAGCTGCTGAAGACTGTGAACTCGATAAGACAGTTCACGTACACCAGCAACGCCACGCTGAGGATGCTCGTGACGATAGAGCAGGGCAACACCTCCGAGACGGACAACGTGACCCTCAACGTCCTCGAGAACGGATACATGGACTACGAATCCTGGAGCGCGTGGATAAACTCCACGACGGTGAGCCTGCCGGACGGGGCTAAAACCAACATGTCCAGGATAGTGGTGGACAACATCACATACATCCAGAGCATAGTGGGCTGGGTGAAGGCTGAGGATACAGGGGCGAGCGAGATAGTCTGGAGGTACAGCATCGTCGGCCTGGCGAAGGAGTACCTGGGGGAGAAGCCGAGCTCGGTCGAGAACAACGGGACATTGAAGCTCGTCTACCACATCCCCGACTACAGGCTGAGGCCCTTCGCAACGGTCTACTTCGCCACCTCCTCGGAGACGGTGGTGAACGTTGAGGACGGCAGGCTGGAGCTCTACTTCAGGGACGGCCAGCTCGTCGGCGGGAGGCTGAGCTTCAGTGTCAGCTCAGAGACCGACGTAAATGATCCGACTCTGGGCGAGATGAAGATCACTCAGAACGGAACCTGGGACGAGACCTTCAAGATAACCTCGATAAACGAAAAGAAGGCCGTGAAGGCCCCGTCTACCTGAGATCAACAACGTCGAAGGTGTTGAATGCAAGGTCAACTAGGAGCAGCTTGTTGAGAAGGGGCTCGCCTATGCCGGTGAGGAGCTTTATGACCTCCATTGTCTGAATCGAGCCTATAACTCCCGCCGTCGCCCCCAGAATCGGGAATTTTCCGCTCTTTTCTTTTATATTCGGGAAGATTTCCCTGAGGCTCTTCGTTATTCCCGGCACTACCGTCGTCACTTGGCCAAAGGTTCCCTCGACGGCCCCGTGAACGAGGGGAACGCGCTTCCTCTGGGAGTAATCGTCGAGCAGAAACCTCGTCTCGAAGTTGTCGAGGCAGTCTACTATGATATCCACGCCCGCGAGGACGTCATCGATGTTCGACTCGTCAAGGCGCCCCACGAAGGTCTCTATCCTTACCTCGGAGTTGAAGCGCTCCAGCTTCCACTTAGCGGAGAGGGGCTTGGGGTTCTTTTCCAGATCCTCCTCCCAGTGGAGTATCTGCCTGTTGAGGTTGCTGAGCTCCGGTGTTTGCTCGTCTATGAGGAGTATGGTACCTATCCCAGCCGCGGCCAAGTAGTAGGCAACCGGACTTCCGAGGCCGCCGACTCCAACGACTGCCACCTTCGAGTTCTTCAGCTTCTCCTGCCCTTCTTTCCCGAGTATCATGATCTGCCTGTCGTAGCGCTCAAGCTCCTTCTCGCTCAGCATTTCAACCACCACTCACCGGCGGGAAGAGGGCGACGACATCACCGTCGTGGAGAACCTCATCGAAGCGGACGTAGCGACCGTTTCTGGAGACGTTGACGTCGGCTAAATCATCGTCCTCAGCAAAGACCTCGTTCCTGAGAACCGGATGCTTCTCCCGCAAAATCTCTATCAGCTCGCCGACTGTTATACCATCCGGGACTTCCAGCTCCTCCTCGCCCTTCCCCACGAGGGAGCGGTACCTTGCAAAATAGCGAACGGTAACCTTCATTCCCACCACCGAGAAAAGTTGGATGGAGGGTTAAAAAGGGTTGCTGGACGGCTTTGCTACCAGGGCACGCTCTTCCAGCCCATCTTGTAGGCGAAGTAGTTGGCCCCCCAGTGGATGAAGGGCGAGACCACGAGGAGGAAGATTATTTGGCCGCTGGAGAGCGTCTTGACCGGATACGCGAGGGCGAGGGCAGTTATGAGGAAGCCGAGCTGGTCGAGGCCTATGGCCGGGGCGCCCCTCGGCAGGTTCGCGCGCCTCTTGAAGAAGCTCCCGATGAGATCTCCGAGGAGGGCACCGAAGGAGAGGAGAAAAGCTAGCAGGACGGCAGTCCTAAGGTCGCCGTAGAAGCTAGGGGTTATGTGGTACTGGACAATCCCCACGAGAGTGCCTATAGAAACACCGCCTATGAAGCCGCGCCACGTTTTTCCGTCCCCGAAAAGCCTCCTCCCGTCCCGCCAGGTTCTACCGCCATCGATGGGCCTGCCTCCACCGACCAGAACCGGAGAGGCGTTGGCGAAGTACGCCGGAAGGATGTACCAAAACGCCCAGAGGAGGGATGAGAGCAATCCCATTATTCCACCCTTGACGAGTATTAACTAGCCGTTTTAAAGCTACCGCTCTCCACCCTTCAGGCAGTCCACTAGCCTCTCCAGTACCCCCCGTCCATGTGTTCCAGTATGAACCGGACTATCCTCTCGGCGATCTCGTTGCGTTTGATGGCGAACTCTATGCTCTCGTGCTCTACACATACTTCAAAGGGAAGAGAGCAAGAGAGATTTAAACGCTCCGAATGAAGAAAAGATAAGGTGAGAAAATGAACCTGAAAGCCGCAATCCTTGGACTTGCCATCGCCATTATCCTATGGGCAGGCTACGCCGTCTACGCCGCCTACACGCTCCACCCCCAGCTGAGTGCCCAGTGGGGCTACGTCGATGAGAAGACCACAGAGATATGGCTGGACGCAGAGCTGAGCAAGCCCCTCCTTGTCCCTGCATCGATAAGCAACCTCACGATAGAGTTCATGGGGGTGCCCATAGCAGAGGCGGAGAGGTTCGACTACAGCCCGACGGGGAGGAACGCGAGGCTCGCCCTGGCGGTAGACAACAAAAACCTCGTGCGCGCCCTGGTGAAGTATTTCGAGAGCGGGCAGAGGGGCACGGTTAACGTGGCACTCAGGGGCAAACTGCTCGGCGTGATCCCGATAAACACCGATATCCACCAGGAGATAAGTGAGAACATCCTCGGCTACCTCAACCTCAGCGCGGAGAGCAAGGACGTCGCCGGCGGGCTTGTAAAGACCCCTGCACTGGTTGGGACAACCTTCGACTGGGTCGGAGAAGAGGGAGGAAACGCAGTCCTGACCGCCCACATAAAGTTATACAACCCCAACGGGTTCGCAATTCCAGTAGGCAACATCAGCTTCGAGATCCAAGCCAACGACATCAAGGTAGGCCACGGAAAGACCACCAAGGGCGTTGTGATACCTGCGAAGGGCTACGCCACAGTGGACGTTAAAACCTACATCGAAGAGGACTCGCTGCCGAAAGTCTGGGCGACCCACATCAGGAACGGAGAGGTCAGCAAGGTGAAGGCGGACGTATTCCTTGACATGACCTTCATGAAACAGAGCTACAGGATAAAGCTCGCCAGCTACGAGGAGAGCGTGGAGACCGACATAATGGGCGAGCTCAACAGCATGCTGAACGAAGCTTTCGGATGAAGATTTTTAAGGACCCCCTCTTTTCCATCTTCAGGTGAGAACCATGAACGTGAGAGAGGTGCACGACTTTCTGAACGAGATGTGGGAGGGCATATTCACGCTCAACGAGGAACTCAAGGCCGAGCTCCCTGTTGAGGGATTCAAGGTGGAGGACGTTGAGGAGGTCTTCGGAGCTTACGTCTTCCTGGACGGCGAGTGGAGGCTCATGAAGTACCCCCATCCAGCGTTCGAGATAAAGCCCCAGATTGAAGTCGGCGCCACACCGGAGAGCTACTACTTCGTCGTTGCCGTCCCGAAGGAGAAGGTGAGCGAGAACTTCGTCGGGCTGTTCATCGAAATCTTCCCCAGGAGCTTCATCTACGGCGCTGAGGACTTTCTGAACGACGTCTACAACTGGAGGCGCGACGGGAAGGTCTCGCCAAGCGAGATACTCGAGAAGATCTCCAAGAGCGACGAGAAGGTCTTCCAGTTCGAGGCCAACTTTGACTCCGCAAAGGCCCTGAAGCAGGGGGTAAAGAGGCTCATAGAGCTTGGAAAACGCTTTGAAATCTTCGACCTCTGAGGTGTTCCCGCGTGAGCTACGAGGACGCTTTTCCGCCGGAGCTGAGGGAGTACTACCGAAGACTCTTCGGGAGCGAAGCGGAGGAGATAATGGCCTCTCTCAGGACGCCGGTGGAGAAGTACTACATCCGCGTCAACACGCTCAAGACGAGCCGCTCGAAGCTGATGAGCATTCTGAAAAAGGAGGGCCTGAAGCCGAAGAGGAGCCCCTACCTCAAGGAGGGGATATACTTCGAGAGGGAAGGCCCGAACTTTCCCGATGATTACGAGCCTGGCCTCCCGGTGGTGAGGGCCAACAAGTTCGCGAGTGAAAGCGTCTACCAGGGCGCGATGCTCTACGCACCGGGTGTTCTTCAGGCGGACAAGAAGATTAAGCCCGGCGATGAGGTGGAGATAAGGGATCCAAGGGGCCTCCTCGTCGGCGTTGGAATAGCCAGGATGAGCGCCAAGGAGATGATACTGTCAACGAGGGGCTTAGCTGTCGAGGTTACGCTCCCCAAGTTCAGGCTGCCCAGTCTCAGCGAGCTGGAGAGCTTTAGGGAGGGCCTCTTCTACGCCCAGAGTCTGCCCTCGATGGTGGTTGCCCACGTTTTAGAGCCAAGCGAGGAGGAGCTTATAATTGACATGGCGGCGGCACCGGGCGGAAAGACGAGCCACATATCTCAGCTCATGCAGAACAGGGGCGAGATAATAGCAATTGACAAATCGAGGAACAGGCTGAAGAAGACCGAGGAAGAGCTGAACAGGCTGGGCGTTAAGAACGTTAAGCTGCTCCACATGGACTCCAGGAAGCTACCTGAGCTCGGAATCGAGGCGGACAAGATACTACTCGATGCACCCTGCACCGCACTGGGAATACGGCCGAAACTCTGGGAGAGCAGAACTCCAAAGGACATCGAGGCGACGGCGCGCTACCAGAGGCACTTCATAAACGCCGCCATAAAGTCCCTCAGGAAGGACGGCGTTCTCGTTTACTCAACCTGCACGCTCTCGCTTGAAGAGAACGAGGCCAACGTAAGGTACATGCTCGAAAAAGGCTTAAAGCTCGAGGAGCAGAGCGTATTCATAGGGTCGCACGGGATAGACCTCGACGGTGTGCAGAGGTTTTATCCAAACAGGCACCTCACGCAGGGCTTCTTCATAGCGAGGCTCAGGAAGGTGAAGGGATGAACCACAGGAAGTACTCGCTCCTGGGCGTTGGTCTGCTCATAATATTCCTGCTCCTATGGTGGGCCGGCCTAGAGGACGTCCTGGAGATACTCAGAACGGCCAGACCCGACTACTTTGCCCTGGCAGTTCTGGCCTACATAGGGTCCCTCCTGGCCTGGGCCCTCCGCTGGCGTGTCCTCCTCAAGAGTCTCGACATAGGTGTCGGGTTCAAAACCATCGTAGGGGCCCTGTTCGCCGGTGTTTTCGTAAACAACGTCACGCCCGGAGCGAGGGGCGGTGGAGAGCCCGTTAGGATGTATTACATCTCAAAGAGGACGGGGGAACCCTACGGCCACGTCTTCGCCACCGTCATGATGGACAGGATAATGGACGTCATCCCGGTGGTGTTCATGCTCCTCATTGCCACGGTTCACGTGTACCGCCTGGGCTCATTCACGCTCACGCTCACCATCTTCCTCCTCGACGTCTTCTTCGCCTTCGTAACCCTTGCCACAGTTGGAATCCTGCTGAGCGAAAGAAAAACAAAGGGAATACTCTACTGGTTCTACCGCCGGTTCAAGAGGCTGATGCCCGGAAAGGCCATCAAGTACGAGGAGAAGTTCGTTCACGCCGTCGAGGTGAGCGTCCCACAGTTCCAGGAGAACTTCAAAGTCCTCATGAGGCACAAGAGGGCCTTCGTCCTCTCGCTCTTCTGGTCCTTTGTTTCGTGGACGCTGATACTCCTGAGGTCTTACTTCATCTTCATCAGCATAAACAGCCCGATAAAGCTCGTCGACGTCATGGTCGTTCAGATGATAGGCATCGTCGTCGGCATGTTCGCAGTGGTTCCGGGCGGGGCCGGCCTCATTGAGGCCATAAACTCCGGAGTCTACGTCCTCCTTGGGATAAACAAGGAGATAGCGGTCACCGCGACGATCCTGGAGAGGCTCATCTCTTACTGGGCGCCTACTTTCATAGGCGCTGGCATCCTGACACACTTCGGCATCAAGATCGAGGAGAAGAGGGCCAGCGACAACGATATAAACGAAGAGGCCCAAGAGAAAGGTTAGCGGTGTGCACCATGAGGTTCGGGGTCGTGGCCAGGAGGGACAAAGAGGCGGCACTTAAGCTGGCCTACCGCGTTTACGATTTCCTCAAGGTAAGCGGATATGAGGTTATAGTTGACGAGGAGACTCATCAGCACTTTCCCCACTTCAGGGAGGGCGACGTCCTCCCCCTTGAGGACTTCGACGTGGACTTCATAATAGTCATCGGCGGCGACGGTACGATACTTCGAGTGGAGCACAGGACAAAGAAGGAGATACCCATCCTGGGAATAAACATGGGCACGCTCGGTTTCCTCACGGAGGTGGAGCCGCACGAGGCGTTTTTTGCCATCAGCAAGCTCATCGAGGGCGAGTACTACATAGACGAGAGGATAAAGCTCCGAACGTACCTCAAGGGCGAGAACAGGGTTCCGGATGCGCTCAACGAGGTTGCTGTTCTCACGGGCGTTCCTGGAAAGATAATACACCTAAAGTACTACGTGGACGGCGGTCTGGCCGATGAGATAAGGTCGGACGGCCTGATAGTCTCGACCCCGACAGGCTCGACGGGCTACGCCATGAGTGCCGGCGGCCCCTTCGTTGACCCGAGGCTGGAGGCGGTTGTTATAGCCCCCCTCGCCCCGATAGCCCTCAGCTCAAGGCCCATAATAGTCCCCGCATTCAGCACGATAGACATAAGGAATCTCTCCCTCACCAGGGAGATAATACTAGCGGTGGACGGTCAGTTCTACACCTACCTCAGCCCCGACACCGAAATAACCGTGAAACTCTCCCCCCGGAAGGCCCGGTTCGTACGCTTCACTAACGATGTGTATCCCAAGTATACCCTGAGACTAAAAAACAGGTTTTAGATGGGCTCAAACTCCTTGAGGAGAAGGGCTTTCTCCCTTTCGCTTAGAACAGCATTGTCAATGAATAAGATGAGACCGGAGCCATACTTAAGGACGATGTGGTCCCTGAGGTTCGTGAGGAACTTGAAGACCGTTTTGAAGTCGTTGTAGAGAAGCAGGTATTCAACGCAGTCTATCACGATGACGGAGCCCTTAACCTCCTTCGCAAACTGTATTGCAGTCTCTTGTATCACGTGAAGCTTCGTTGGGGGCACTCCAGCGTCGGTGGCCTGAGTAACCCAGACGGTGGTAACGAGCTCGCCCAATCCCGCGTAGAAATGCGGTGAGCGTGTGAATATCAACGCGGGCATCCCATGCTCCCTGATTATTTTGACAATCTCCACGAGTTTTTCCCGGCCTCCCAGGAGTACGTATGCCCCCATGAGCCCCGAGGGGTTGGGCTTGAACTCCACGGTTTTAGGAGGGATGTACGACCTCTCCAGGAGGAGCACGTAGTTTATCATTGCGTATATCACACCGAGGATTGAGACACCATAAAGCACTGCAAAAGCCGCGTCCTGGTACGGAAGGGGGTAAAAGTCCGTTATGAGATCAAGAAGCCTTCCGACGAAGGCAAACCCTATGAAAACCGCCGC
The sequence above is drawn from the Thermococcus pacificus genome and encodes:
- a CDS encoding radical SAM protein, which gives rise to MTERKKLKIYIPGIKFPSVSVTGNACALNCAHCGKHYLEGMRKPERGELLSYCLDLSRKGYAGCLLSGGMDGRMKVPLDFYADEIREIKRRTNLKLNAHVGFIDENDLEWLRWVDVVSLDFVGDDDVIKRVYKIDKTVKDYLRILDILTENGIRVAPHITIGLDFGKIHWEYKTIDLLMNYPIDVLVLDVLIPTKGTEMENVPKPSVEESLKVVKYARERFDGEISIGCMRPLGKWRLDFDRGAVLAGVDRLTNPPRKIIEWAKTVRDVEVIYECCVM
- a CDS encoding Lrp/AsnC family transcriptional regulator, with the protein product MVNALDAADMRLLKELKENSRENIASLSKKLGIPRTTVHYRIKKLVEDGVIEKFTVKPNYKKLNLGTTAFILARYDPDSGLNQREVAERIAALEGVYEVHIIAGEWDLLIKVRAPSSEEVGRIVVDRLREIRGVGQTVTMVSFVTVKEEL
- a CDS encoding XTP/dITP diphosphatase, coding for MRIAFITSNPGKVEEAKKYFEPLGVEVYQLHFPYPEIQADTLEEVAEYGAKWLAKRIDGPFFLDDSGLFINALNGFPGVYSAYVYKTLGIDGILKLMEGVEDRSAYFKSVVAYWDGEVHLFTGRVDGEITRGKRGSKGFGFDPVFKPSGFERTFAEMTTKEKNRISHRGRALKAFAEWLKENLK
- a CDS encoding adenosine-specific kinase, which produces MVKIEVIDIEKPEGVEVIIGQGNFSIFTVDDLAKTLLTTVPGIKFGVAMNEAKPQLTRFTGNDEELEQLAAKNALKIGAGHVFVILMKNAFPINVLNAVKNHPAVAMVYGASENPFQVIVAETELGRSVLGVVDGKAANRIEDEELKRERRELVEKIGYKFD
- a CDS encoding Lrp/AsnC family transcriptional regulator translates to MPEPVMEELELLVEILDRHPLESLRRIAESEGIEYYRLKRLHDKYYGKYLTVSASANIRRIGLRSFVAFLSVSPDRLMEVASRVTRNPFIGYANPAFGFKNGLSLTIYVPDKQKKLVGKMLSKYSDDYEYYEVRAYPYSGDEDFGDWYLSYDYAVLLDILKWDARTPITEISRRLGKSRPTVRYMIKRLQEEGIIVKFAPLVDMNIHNRGVIGLTKHLDDEVLERFKEYEITVGVLPGYGYILEWFFSSKEDLGSKVLEFSNYVEKLLIEYFDPVFKEMNDRNLKDRYQRMVKEDGNGYRSILEF
- a CDS encoding SPASM domain-containing protein: MEKVAYDTAQAFGIALSPNVVSVAKPPWSDRPHSGRLERLILQLGSGKGRFSEVTGIPRSIGCIGNNSFILRREPLSVERVRELIKEFKLAGGRELWLTNYDSHDYLLSIAAYAAEIEVPEVYAVVLLDDVDEIRPIDGVRFIAELEYSPENVQRLEARDWLHGALVMVKGSDLDGLRGLKTTFPGEIYLDVLYPGSARKLDFNVIEMRRILNPTTERYHDCLAGTLAITADGYALPCPLLRNNIVADAKETSIKGILRKKRLKEFWRMTKDRIGTCSNCPFRYICHDCRALEYQATGEIDGLEYCPVFL
- a CDS encoding molybdenum cofactor biosynthesis protein MoaE; the encoded protein is MKVRLTKEPFDLNEALGHLLVPEAGAYVFFLGKVRNENHGRRVEKLIYEAYPEMAEAEMERIRKEALEKFPILDMLIWHRYGELRVGQDTILIIASGKHRREAFEACSWAIDEVKKRVPIWKKEVTDEGTFWIEGDRVVPEG
- a CDS encoding ThiF family adenylyltransferase; the encoded protein is MLSEKELERYDRQIMILGKEGQEKLKNSKVAVVGVGGLGSPVAYYLAAAGIGTILLIDEQTPELSNLNRQILHWEEDLEKNPKPLSAKWKLERFNSEVRIETFVGRLDESNIDDVLAGVDIIVDCLDNFETRFLLDDYSQRKRVPLVHGAVEGTFGQVTTVVPGITKSLREIFPNIKEKSGKFPILGATAGVIGSIQTMEVIKLLTGIGEPLLNKLLLVDLAFNTFDVVDLR
- a CDS encoding ubiquitin-like small modifier protein 1; translated protein: MKVTVRYFARYRSLVGKGEEELEVPDGITVGELIEILREKHPVLRNEVFAEDDDLADVNVSRNGRYVRFDEVLHDGDVVALFPPVSGG
- a CDS encoding CDP-2,3-bis-(O-geranylgeranyl)-sn-glycerol synthase gives rise to the protein MGLLSSLLWAFWYILPAYFANASPVLVGGGRPIDGGRTWRDGRRLFGDGKTWRGFIGGVSIGTLVGIVQYHITPSFYGDLRTAVLLAFLLSFGALLGDLIGSFFKRRANLPRGAPAIGLDQLGFLITALALAYPVKTLSSGQIIFLLVVSPFIHWGANYFAYKMGWKSVPW
- a CDS encoding LEA type 2 family protein is translated as MNLKAAILGLAIAIILWAGYAVYAAYTLHPQLSAQWGYVDEKTTEIWLDAELSKPLLVPASISNLTIEFMGVPIAEAERFDYSPTGRNARLALAVDNKNLVRALVKYFESGQRGTVNVALRGKLLGVIPINTDIHQEISENILGYLNLSAESKDVAGGLVKTPALVGTTFDWVGEEGGNAVLTAHIKLYNPNGFAIPVGNISFEIQANDIKVGHGKTTKGVVIPAKGYATVDVKTYIEEDSLPKVWATHIRNGEVSKVKADVFLDMTFMKQSYRIKLASYEESVETDIMGELNSMLNEAFG
- a CDS encoding DUF3201 domain-containing protein, with the translated sequence MNVREVHDFLNEMWEGIFTLNEELKAELPVEGFKVEDVEEVFGAYVFLDGEWRLMKYPHPAFEIKPQIEVGATPESYYFVVAVPKEKVSENFVGLFIEIFPRSFIYGAEDFLNDVYNWRRDGKVSPSEILEKISKSDEKVFQFEANFDSAKALKQGVKRLIELGKRFEIFDL